One part of the Microbacterium aurugineum genome encodes these proteins:
- a CDS encoding polyribonucleotide nucleotidyltransferase — MEGPEITATEAVLDNGRFGTRTIRFETGRLAQQAQGAVAAYLDGETMLLSATSAGKHPREGFDFFPLTVDVEERSYAAGKIPGSFFRREGRPSTEAILVCRLIDRPLRPSFVDGLRNEVQIVITVLSIAPGEFYDALAINAASASTQISGLPFSGPVAGVRLAFIPGNGQHADQWVAFPTAEQVSEAVFDLIVAGRVVTKADGTEDVAIMMVEAEATEDSWNLIKAGATKPNEEIVAQGLEASKPFIAQLVKAQAELAATASKEPGVYPVFPAYSDEVYSFVSERVFSELSDVYQIADKVERQTADDAIKDRVKAELIEATEAGSLPAAAPLEFSAAYKSVTKKIVRGRILTEGARIDGRGLADIRPLDAEVQVIPRVHGSAIFQRGETQIMGVTTLNMLKMEQQIDSLSPTTSKRYMHHYNFPPYSTGETGRVGSPKRREIGHGFLAERALVPVLPSREEFPYAIRQVSEALSSNGSTSMGSVCASTLSLLNAGVPLRAPVAGIAMGLVSDEVDGETRYAALTDILGAEDALGDMDFKVAGTSEFVTAIQLDTKLDGIPSSVLAGALTQAREARLTILNVLNAAIDAPDEMAPTAPRVISVQIPVDKIGELIGPKGKTINAIQDETGAQISIEEDGTVYIGATDGPSAEAARAQVNAIANPTNPEVGEQFLGTVVKIATFGAFISLLPGKDGLLHVTEVRKLAGGKRVENVDDVLSVGQKILVKITKIDDRGKLSLEPVLDDAPAAEAAPAEAAAAE; from the coding sequence TTGGAAGGTCCTGAAATCACCGCCACCGAGGCCGTTCTCGACAACGGCCGCTTCGGCACCCGCACCATCCGCTTCGAGACCGGACGCCTCGCGCAGCAGGCTCAGGGCGCAGTCGCCGCGTACCTCGACGGCGAGACCATGCTCCTCTCGGCCACCAGCGCAGGCAAGCACCCGCGCGAAGGCTTCGACTTCTTCCCGTTGACGGTCGACGTCGAGGAGCGCTCCTACGCCGCAGGCAAGATCCCCGGCTCGTTCTTCCGTCGTGAGGGTCGTCCCTCCACCGAGGCGATCCTCGTCTGCCGTCTGATCGACCGTCCGCTGCGTCCGTCGTTCGTCGACGGCCTGCGCAACGAGGTCCAGATCGTCATCACCGTCCTGTCGATCGCACCGGGCGAGTTCTACGACGCTCTCGCGATCAACGCGGCATCGGCGTCGACCCAGATCTCGGGTCTGCCTTTCTCGGGCCCCGTCGCCGGTGTGCGCCTCGCGTTCATCCCCGGCAACGGCCAGCACGCGGACCAGTGGGTCGCGTTCCCGACTGCCGAGCAGGTCTCGGAGGCCGTGTTCGACCTGATCGTCGCCGGCCGCGTGGTCACCAAGGCCGATGGCACGGAAGACGTCGCCATCATGATGGTCGAGGCCGAGGCCACCGAGGACAGCTGGAACCTGATCAAGGCCGGCGCCACGAAGCCGAACGAGGAGATCGTCGCGCAGGGCCTCGAGGCCTCGAAGCCCTTCATCGCCCAGCTCGTCAAGGCTCAGGCCGAGCTCGCCGCCACCGCGTCGAAGGAGCCGGGCGTGTACCCGGTCTTCCCCGCGTACAGCGACGAGGTCTACAGCTTCGTCTCCGAGCGCGTTTTCTCCGAGCTCAGCGACGTCTACCAGATCGCCGACAAGGTCGAGCGTCAGACCGCTGACGACGCGATCAAGGACCGCGTCAAGGCCGAGCTCATCGAGGCCACCGAGGCGGGCTCGCTGCCGGCCGCGGCTCCGCTGGAGTTCTCCGCCGCGTACAAGTCCGTCACGAAGAAGATCGTCCGTGGACGCATCCTCACCGAGGGCGCTCGCATCGACGGCCGTGGCCTGGCGGACATCCGTCCGCTCGACGCCGAGGTGCAGGTCATCCCGCGCGTGCACGGCTCCGCGATCTTCCAGCGCGGCGAGACCCAGATCATGGGTGTCACCACGCTGAACATGCTCAAGATGGAGCAGCAGATCGACTCGCTGTCGCCCACGACGAGCAAGCGGTACATGCACCACTACAACTTCCCGCCCTACTCGACCGGTGAGACCGGCCGTGTCGGTTCGCCGAAGCGTCGCGAGATCGGGCACGGCTTCCTCGCCGAGCGCGCCCTCGTGCCGGTGCTGCCGAGCCGCGAGGAGTTCCCGTACGCGATCCGTCAGGTGTCCGAGGCGCTGAGCTCCAACGGCTCCACCTCGATGGGCTCCGTGTGCGCGTCGACCCTGTCGCTGCTGAACGCGGGTGTGCCGCTGCGCGCCCCCGTCGCCGGTATCGCGATGGGTCTCGTCTCCGACGAGGTCGACGGTGAGACCCGCTACGCGGCACTGACCGACATCCTCGGCGCCGAGGACGCTCTCGGCGACATGGACTTCAAGGTCGCCGGTACCAGCGAGTTCGTCACGGCGATCCAGCTCGACACGAAGCTCGACGGCATCCCGTCGTCGGTGCTCGCCGGTGCGCTCACCCAGGCCCGCGAGGCTCGCCTGACGATCCTCAACGTCCTGAACGCGGCGATCGATGCTCCGGACGAGATGGCGCCCACGGCTCCGCGCGTCATCAGCGTGCAGATCCCGGTCGACAAGATCGGTGAGCTGATCGGCCCGAAGGGCAAGACGATCAACGCGATCCAGGACGAGACGGGCGCGCAGATCTCCATCGAGGAGGACGGCACCGTCTACATCGGCGCGACCGACGGCCCCTCGGCCGAGGCCGCCCGTGCTCAGGTCAACGCGATCGCGAACCCCACCAACCCGGAGGTCGGAGAGCAGTTCCTCGGCACCGTCGTGAAGATCGCCACGTTCGGTGCGTTCATCTCGCTGCTGCCGGGCAAGGACGGCCTCCTGCACGTCACCGAGGTGCGCAAGCTCGCCGGTGGCAAGCGGGTCGAGAACGTCGATGACGTCCTGTCGGTCGGTCAGAAGATCCTCGTGAAGATCACGAAGATCGATGACCGCGGCAAGCTCTCGCTCGAGCCCGTGCTCGACGACGCTCCGGCCGCCGAGGCAGCTCCTGCCGAGGCCGCTGCCGCGGAGTAG
- a CDS encoding UDP-glucose dehydrogenase family protein: protein MRMSVIGCGYLGAVHAAAMASLGHDVTGIDVDEDKIAALIAGKAPFFEPRLPEMLEEGLASGHLRFSSRMADAAGADVHFLAVGTPQIPGGHAADLRYVDAAIDALLPHLRRGDVVAGKSTVPVGTAGRLAPLIAASGATLVWNPEFLREGWAVHDTLTPDRLVVGAEQGGDGTRAVATLREAYAAAVDAGTPFLVTDLATAELVKGASNAFLATKISFINAMAEIAEASEADITLLADALGLDSRIGRRYLGAGIGFGGGCLPKDIRAFAARADELGRGEAVGFLREVDMINLRRRDRAVRLVVDALGGLVFGRRIAVLGAAFKPFSDDIRDSPALDVAVRLRGLGADVVVTDPAAIDNAVAAHPQLGYARERDDALRDADAVVIVTEWDEYRRELSPEHAGGLVRGRIVIDGRNCLDAAAWRAAGWQYHGMGRR from the coding sequence ATGCGCATGTCAGTGATCGGCTGCGGGTACCTCGGTGCCGTGCATGCCGCGGCGATGGCCTCCCTCGGACACGATGTCACGGGTATCGACGTCGACGAGGACAAGATCGCCGCCCTCATCGCGGGGAAGGCACCGTTCTTCGAGCCTCGACTCCCGGAGATGCTCGAAGAAGGCCTCGCTTCCGGACACCTGCGATTCAGCAGCCGGATGGCGGATGCCGCGGGCGCGGACGTCCACTTCCTCGCGGTCGGAACGCCTCAGATTCCCGGAGGTCACGCCGCGGATCTCCGCTACGTCGATGCGGCGATCGACGCGCTGCTCCCCCACTTGCGCCGCGGGGACGTCGTCGCGGGCAAGTCGACCGTGCCCGTCGGGACCGCCGGGCGACTGGCACCGCTCATCGCCGCGTCGGGAGCGACCCTGGTCTGGAACCCCGAATTCCTCCGCGAAGGGTGGGCGGTGCACGACACCCTGACCCCGGATCGTCTCGTGGTCGGTGCGGAACAAGGGGGTGACGGCACGCGCGCCGTCGCCACCCTGCGCGAGGCGTACGCCGCGGCCGTCGACGCCGGAACACCCTTCCTGGTCACCGACCTCGCCACGGCCGAGCTGGTCAAGGGGGCGTCGAACGCCTTCCTCGCCACCAAGATCTCCTTCATCAACGCGATGGCGGAGATCGCCGAAGCCTCCGAGGCGGACATCACGCTGCTCGCCGATGCCCTCGGGCTGGACAGCCGTATCGGGCGACGCTACCTCGGCGCGGGTATCGGCTTCGGTGGCGGGTGCCTGCCGAAGGACATCCGCGCCTTCGCCGCGCGCGCAGATGAGCTCGGTCGCGGCGAAGCGGTCGGCTTCCTGCGCGAAGTGGACATGATCAACCTGCGACGCCGCGACCGGGCCGTGCGCCTGGTGGTCGATGCGCTCGGCGGACTCGTGTTCGGGCGCCGGATCGCGGTCCTCGGAGCGGCGTTCAAACCGTTCAGCGATGACATCCGTGATTCTCCGGCTCTGGATGTCGCCGTGCGCCTGCGAGGTCTCGGAGCAGACGTCGTCGTGACCGACCCTGCGGCGATCGACAACGCCGTCGCCGCGCACCCGCAACTGGGATATGCCCGCGAGCGCGACGACGCGCTGCGCGACGCCGATGCCGTGGTGATCGTGACCGAATGGGACGAATACCGGCGTGAGCTCTCGCCGGAGCACGCGGGCGGGCTGGTCCGCGGGCGGATCGTCATCGATGGACGCAACTGTCTCGACGCGGCGGCGTGGCGCGCCGCCGGCTGGCAATATCACGGCATGGGTCGACGCTGA
- a CDS encoding aldo/keto reductase encodes MRLFGVGAGASAERDHAAAAEHPSAPIPIVGPGIGESIRVPLGETGFETFPLMLGAAEFGWNVDLETSHGILDRYVEFGGNAIHTADGFSGGRSEHIIGQWLRSRGQSERAVLSVRVGAHADNPGLGSVNLVRAVEGSLTRLGVERIDVLYLDATLDATTNLEDTLATVEWLSDAGKVGALGAYGLAPERLVEARILASAGYPRVQVIDAPYNLVRRLPFEGDLRLVAGAQNLAVTPSHALEHGFLSGRHRNKALTSRGVRGEQLRGHLNRRGIKVLRALDQVAEELGVPVAAVSIAWLLAQRTVAAPIVNAFATDHVDELMQGAGVSLSRSHLAELTRAGN; translated from the coding sequence ATGCGGTTGTTCGGCGTAGGCGCAGGAGCGTCAGCGGAACGCGACCACGCGGCCGCAGCCGAGCATCCCTCCGCGCCCATTCCCATCGTCGGTCCGGGGATAGGGGAATCCATCCGGGTGCCACTCGGCGAGACCGGCTTCGAGACCTTCCCGCTGATGCTCGGCGCTGCAGAGTTCGGCTGGAACGTCGACCTCGAGACCAGCCACGGCATCCTCGATCGCTACGTCGAGTTCGGTGGCAATGCGATCCACACCGCGGACGGATTCTCCGGTGGTCGGAGCGAGCACATCATCGGCCAGTGGCTGCGTTCGCGCGGACAGAGCGAGCGTGCCGTCCTGAGTGTGCGCGTCGGCGCTCATGCCGACAACCCCGGGCTCGGCTCCGTGAACCTCGTGCGCGCGGTCGAGGGCTCGCTCACCAGACTCGGTGTCGAGCGGATCGACGTGCTGTACCTCGACGCCACGCTCGACGCGACGACCAACCTCGAAGACACCCTGGCGACCGTCGAATGGCTGTCGGACGCGGGCAAGGTCGGCGCGCTCGGCGCCTACGGGCTCGCGCCGGAGCGGCTGGTCGAGGCGCGCATCCTCGCCTCTGCCGGCTACCCGCGGGTGCAGGTCATCGACGCACCGTACAACCTGGTCCGGCGTCTGCCGTTCGAAGGCGATCTGCGCCTCGTGGCCGGCGCGCAGAACCTGGCGGTCACGCCGTCCCATGCGCTCGAGCACGGGTTCTTGTCCGGTCGGCACCGCAACAAGGCGCTCACCTCGCGCGGCGTGCGCGGCGAGCAGTTGCGTGGGCACCTGAATCGACGAGGCATCAAGGTGTTGCGCGCGCTCGATCAGGTCGCCGAAGAGCTCGGCGTGCCCGTGGCGGCGGTGTCGATCGCCTGGCTTCTCGCGCAGCGCACCGTCGCTGCGCCGATCGTGAACGCTTTCGCGACGGATCATGTCGATGAGCTCATGCAGGGCGCCGGCGTCTCGCTGTCACGGAGCCACCTCGCCGAGCTCACGCGGGCCGGCAACTGA